The following is a genomic window from Theobroma cacao cultivar B97-61/B2 chromosome 10, Criollo_cocoa_genome_V2, whole genome shotgun sequence.
tttataaatggTTCCATCGCCTATGCACCGACAGACCCAGTAAACTAGATGTTGTTTATGCTCGTCCAATCTTCGATCAATGACTGGTCTAGCACACAaacttcaaataaaaaaaccccAAATGAGTATACATCACATTTCTCTGAAAGTCCACCATCTCTCTGATACTCGGGATCCCAATAACCTAAAGTACCAAAAAATATTTCTGAGTGAAGTGGTTTCAAAGCTTTTGAAGTGCTAGAGTATGAAGGCTGTGGACGCATcttggagaagaagaaacttGAAAGCTTAGTAACCCATTTGTCGTCCAAAAGAATATTTCTGCTCTTGATGTCGCGGTGAATTACCGCATGCTTTGCTCCGGTATGAAGGTAATGTAATCCACGAGCTGCACCAATACATATCTCTAGCCTCTGCTTCCACGGGAGTGGATCATAATTACAACCATAGAGATGATCACGGAGTGACCCGTTTTTCATGAGTTCATATACAAGGATCTTCTCGTCCTTATCATTGCAGTACCCAATAAGAGACACGAGATTTTGGTGGCGCAGTTGGCAGAGCAACTGCACTTCGGTTTGGAACCCATCGAGTCCTTGTACTGAATCTGGTTTGAAGCGTTTGACAGCAACCAAGTTTCCATAATCAACAATCCCTTTGTACACCTTTACAAAATAACCTTCTCTGACAAGCGATTTTGGATGAAAGTTGTTGGTAGCAGCTTTGATCTCGGTTAGAGAAAACTGACGCTGATGGTAAATTTCCTCAGGAAGAGCTGCTGGATATTTTATCCTAGCATGCTTTTCATTTCCCGTACTTATTGATTTTCTATTGCCTGCTACTTTCGTAAAGACTTTGAAGCAACACGGAAGAAACTGTGAAAGATTTCCCATGAGGGAAGTAATGAAGGAGAAAGGAGCAAGTCTGGATCTGGATTGATATTTGTGGCGTTATCTCATCAAGAAGAAGTCTTGCTTGACTTTGCTTTTATCATTCATGTGAACAAAACCCAATTCAACCAATATTAATATTCCACCAAGTAATCAAATAATCTAAATTCACGAAAGTATTAAAAAGTAATTGggtataaaaaattaaaaagggttGGCTTGGTGGGGGATCCCACATCTTGGATGACTTAGCAGGTGACAAATTTTGTAGTCAATTTTCAAGATAAAAAGTGTGTGTTGGGCCAGTCCTGCAAACCCCCAGGTTCTTTCtttaaagcatgaaaaataaaaaaaaactattcatcatattttggaaaaaaaaaagactttatTTTCTCATTACGCACTATGCGTCTTTCATCATAATCCATGTCTTATCTTATTTCGAACACATTTAATTTGcgaaatgaaattaataaaaactaaaatatttattatatgaatatagaataaggtaagaatataatactTATAATGtaatttgatttatgaaataaaattctcattcaagcattatttcaatatttaattagcaagaatagttttaaaataataaaagaacgaatgacaaaataaaaaaatcatttattataatttaataaaatttttaaattttttcaaaactatCAAATGACTTGAATTCAAACCTATCCAACTCAAACTCATAATGATTTGAATTCAAAACGATATAAACTTGAATTGACTTAAACTCCAAATGATTCAAAACATGGACTGGAGCCCATGATCTGTCCTTTTTTCTATctaactttctttttcacaaactATGGCCTACAACTCAGAGATATTTTCTACCTCACTTTTATCCACCTAAATGGATTaggaatataaaataatacttGTGATCAGTTTTTTACTTATAGGTAAGTTTAAAAGGTTGAAATGTATCTATTTAAGATATATTGaaagaattaattatttagttattaagtaaatattttgtataaatttattttatttatttgaaataaattagaaatatAGAATAACACGGACAgcgaaatttttttaactctacaagcatatttaaaatattaacatttattcatatagggtgtatttaaaaaaattaattattgaattattAAATAGATACAAAACAATCATACATCaaaaatgtgaaattgatAGAAATTGATTCTTTATGTAAAAAGAAATCCAGGCCTTACACTTGACCAAGAAGCGAGAAAAGGCCAAGACTCcacaaattaattttcaatttgttttattatttgcaTCTAAGTCAGCTCCTTTTGGGGGAGACATTATCTGGTTAGGTGGTTCGAACTAAGAAGAAGAAACCATCCAATCACAAACATATAGGTAAGGTATAAGCAGTGAAGAGTGAGATTTATAAACTATGTTAGatccaaaaaacaaaagatatGATCTAAAGATCCAAGTCTACCATCTAGATTTAAGTGATATGCTGCTGTCCACAAGTAACCTGTGATCAAAAACAGGGAAGTAAAATGATACTTCTCAGTACATACATTCACCATAAGGATCAACATTCGTCACCTCGGAATCTGCTTTCTCTTGCATCTCCAATGCAAGCTGTAGCATCAGCTCCACTTCACCCATATCAGGCCGTCTCTCTCCCTTCTCACTGATACAGCAATAAGCGATGTTCACGAATATCTTGAAACATTCTGGAGCTATCTTCCCTTTCAAATATGAatcaattatattataaatggTTCCATCGCCTATGCAGCAGCAGACCCAATAAACTAGATGTTGTTTATACTCGTCCAATCTTCGATCAAAGACTGGTCTAGCACACAAAACTTCAAATAAAACAACTCCAAATGAGTACACATCACTTTTTTCTGAAAGTCCACATCCTCTCATATACTCTGGATCCACATAACCGAGAATACCCGCCATTGGTGCGTCTATATTTTTCAAAGCTTTTGACGTGTTAATGTATGAAGGTTGCGGACGCATCTTGGAGAACCCGAAACTAGAAAGCTTACTAACCCATTTGTCGTCCAAAAGAATATTGTCGCTATCGACGTTACTGTGAATTATCGCATACTTTATTCCAGTATGAAGGTAATGTAATCCACGAGCTGCACCAATACATATCTCTAGCCTCTGCTTCCATGGAAGTGGATCACAACCAGAACCATAGAGATGATCACAGAGTGTCCCGTTTTTCATGAGTGGGTATACAAGGATCAACTCGTCCTTATCATTGCAGAACCCTATCAGAGACACAAGATGTTGGTGGCGCAGCTGGCAGAGCAACTTCACTTCGGCTTGGAATTCATTGAGTGCATCTTGTACTGAATCTGGGAAGAAGCGTTTGACAGCAACAAAGTTTCCATCATCAAGAATCCCTTTGAACACGTTTCCAAAAAAACCTTCAGCGATAAGAGATATTGGATGAAAATTGTTGGTAGCAGCTTTGATCTCGGTTAGAGAAAATTGACGCTGACGGTATATTTCCTCAGGAAGAGTTGCTGGATATTGTATCCTGGCGTGTTTTTCATTTCCCTCACTTATATCTGATTTTCTATAGCCTGCTGTTTTGGTAAAGACTTTGAAGCAACTtggaagaaaatgtgaagaattTCCCATGGGGGAAGTAGTGaaggagaaaggagaaagaagcAAGTCTGGGTCTGGATCTGgtttgataattttgaaaaccaaaaaagcCAGATTCAAACTATCAGAAAAACCaatctttcaaaaacaaaaatcaacagaaaaaaataaaaacaaaaacctaagtTTTCTAGCAGCCTGAACCACAATCCAcaaccaataaaaaataaaaaaaataataaaaaaaacgcAATGAAAATGAGAGAAGCGGAGTAGTTTTGTTTGaggatttctttcttttttttctggtTTGGGTTTTTGTGGTTGGAAAAGGTTGAAGTTTTGGGGGTTTTTTATGCCTGAGGGACTGGCGATGAAAGGGGGTTTTATGAGGTTTGAATGACCAgcgaaggaaaggaaaaaggagatCCGGTTGGGTGTCCCGATCGGAGGAGAAATTAGGGAGTTTGAGGGAGTGACGCCGGTTAGAAAAGGAGGGAGTTTTTTTTGTTGTGCCGCTGGTTAGAGGGTAGAGAACCTTGGGTTGTGCCGCCGGTTGGAGAGTAGAGAGCCTTGGGTTTGTGCCGCCCGTTGGAGGGTAGGGAGCATTTTCTTAGTGCCGCCGGTTTGGGTGAGTGAAGAGGGAGAGATCTTGTGTGAGAGAGCTGGTGGAGGAGCAAAAATGGAGGCTTTtctaaagtaaaaaagaagtGATCGGCTTtagaagagaaagaggaagaagaacaGTGAAAAATAGTGAAAAGTCAGCTTGTATAGTTGGAGGGAGAGCCTCTAAACGGCGTCGCATCAGCTAGAGGAAGAAgggcttttctttttctcccaaGTGGTGCAACTGGAGCAGACCATTTGGACCCAATTCAGACCGGAGACAACCTTTGAAGCCCAGTGGAGAACCCATTTGGACCAGTGAATTAATTTCAACCCGATAGGTAATACATTTATTTTAGTAAATAGTGGATTGAGTTTACGATTTCttatttattagttataatagtgttattatttttgataTTGTCTGAAATTTATGCATAGGAGAAATAAAATACATGaaagtaaagaaaatgaaaatctttAATATAGTAGATAGTAGAAATGCATCATATATTCTATGAAAAGAAACCCTATTCTCTCGAACCATGCATTAGCCCCCTTATACTTCATTCATAAGTAGTAGTATTTTCTAAAGTAATTAAGCTTGAAGAATGCATCACGTTATCAATTAGCATAGAcccaaaaaaacaaacaaagaaatatGGATTGATTAACATGTGTTTTAAtccaattttaattaaatttttattcaagtGTTTCAAACTAGTATCAATAAGAAACAGGGATACAAAATTATACTTCTCCGTACATATATTTACGATGAGGATCGACATCCACCAATTCGGTATCTGCTTTCTCTTGCATCTCCAATGCAACCTCCAACATTAGCTCCATTTCACCCATGCCAAGCTGTGTATCTCCCTTCTCACTGGTGCAGCAATAAGCAATGTTAACGAATATCTTGAAACACTTGGAGCTATCCTCCCCTTTAGATATGAATCAATGATATTATAAATGGTAAAAAGATCTATCCAGTCCttatactttttaattttgttcaatttaatttttatattaaaaatcaaaataatttagttcattgattttaaaaattacgtTAATTTATTCTCTCTCTCCTAACGGCATATAATTTTACTATTAATGGATAACATCAGTGATGATGTCAATGTTGACGTGTCATATTTTTTGATAATGTGGTGTGCCACGTCGCACTCAGTGATGACATGGCAATGCCACAAAGCACTATTGATGACGTGGTAGTACTGACGTAGCATTGACATGTTGAGATGTCAATGCCACGTGGTagatcaaaaatttttttgtcatatcatagagattaaattaaacaaaaatttataatacatggattaaattgaacaaaattgagatattgggagactaaattaaaaaaatatttaaaaaattataaatttatattcataaTGGACTTGTTTTGAGTAATTACAAAAAAACTATGTGATTAAGTAATCTAAACTAAGATCTCAAAATCTAAGTCTACCATCTAGATTCAAGTGGTGAACTGTTATCCACAGGAAAACTGTGGTCAGAAACAGGGatagaaaatgaaacttcTCCATACGTACATTCACCATGAGGATCAACATCCTTCATTTCAGAATCTGCTTTCTCTTGCATCTTCAATGCAAGCTCTAGCATCATCTCCACTTCACCCATCTCAGGCCGTGTATCTCCCTTTTCACTGATACAGCAATAAGCGATGTCCACGAATATCTTAAAACACTCTGGAGCTATCTTCCCCTTCAGGTATGAatcaattatattataaatggTTCCATCGCCTATGCACCGACAGACCCAGTAAACTAGATGTTGCTTATGCTCGTCCAATCTTCGATCAATGACTGGTCTAGCACACAAGACTTCAAATAAAACAACCCCAAATGAGTACACATCACATTTCTCTGAAAGTCCACCATCTCTCTGATACTCTGGATCCCAATAACCTAAAGTACCCAAAAATATTTCTGAGTGTAGTGGTTTCAAAGCTTTTGAAGTGCTAGAGTATGAAGGCTGTGGACGCATcttggagaagaagaaactaGAAAGCTTACTAACCCATTTGTCGTCCAAAAGAATATTTCTGCTCTTGATGTCACGGTGAATTACCGCATGCTTTGCTCCGGCATGAAGGTAATGTAATCCACGAGCTGCACCAATACATATCTCTAGCCTCTGCTTCCACAGGAGTGGATCATAATTACAACCATAGAGATGATCACGGAGTGACCCGTTTTTCATGAGTTCATATACAAGGATCTTCTCGTCCTTGTCATTGCAGAACCCAATAAGAGACACGAGATTTTGGTGGCGCAGTTGGCAGAGCAACTGCACTTCGGTTTGGAACCCATCGAGTCCTTGTACTGAATCTGGTTTGAAGCGTTTGACAGCAACCAAGTTTCCATAATCAACAATCCCTTTGTACACCTTTACAAAATAACCTTCTCTGACAAGCGATTTTGGATGAAAGTTGTTGGTAGCAGCTTTGATCTCGGTTAGAGAAAATTGACGACAAATTTCCTTAGGAAGAGTTGCTGGATATTTTATCCTAGCATGCTTTTCATTTCCCTTACTTGTTTCTGATTTTCTATTGCCTGCTGCTTTCGTAAAGGCTTTGAAGAAACCtgaaagaaaatgtgaaggaTTTCCCATGTGGGAAGTAGTGACGGAGAAAGGAGCAAGTCTGGATTTGGCTTGATCTTTGTGGTGTTATCTCATCGAGAAGAAATCTTGCTTGACTTTACTTTTGTCATCATTCTTGTGAACAACCTAAAAGTCCTTCAATTAGACCTGATAATTTTGAATACGACATGTTAACACGATACGAGAAGACACGGGTTAAACAGGTTTTAAGTTTACCCTTAACGTGTTTCATGTCTAATCGTGTCTAACACGTTAAAACACGAAAATTTTCATGTCTTAACGTGTCAGACAATACAAATAAGtttgaaacacatttaaacACGTTTAAATACGTTTACTTAATCGTATTatcgtgtttaaacgtgtatacgtgtttaaacgtgtatTCTTGACACGTTTATTAACCTATTAAAcattaatagttaaatactattttaaccttatataaataattttaaataattatttgatgtgtattttaaccttatatatgataatgaattttatatatgttatttatattaaattttattatatttgatgttattattattatttttttgttataattatttttaaaattatagattttaaatttaaataataaaattatatttaattgtaaataattttattttatcgtGTTAAACGTATTAATTgtgttaatcgtgttaaacgtGTTATTAATCGTGTTGTGTCGTATATTgacatatttaataaaagtgtaaaacgtgttaatcgtgtcgtgtcgtGTTACACGTGTATTAAACGTATATGTATacgtattttaaatttaagacgTAAATATTAAACGTGTTTGACACGTTTAAGAGACGAAAACATGAATTGTCAAATCTACCTTCAACCATATTGCCATGCATTAAATATTGCTTGCTCTTCTAAAATGTTGGACCaccctttttctcttcacaATTAATCTAGTTGACTAAttctttgtttgtttatttataattCCAAAGATTTTTGTCTGAAATACCAACCATCCTGCCATGCATCCCCATAAACAAACAACCTAAAATactattaatataatatatagagATTCGAGAAAGGAGATTCAATCTTGACTTTTTAAATCAAAGATACATACATCTATTATTAAGTAAAACAatcaatatattaaaaaataaaaaatatataattatttaagacTTATGAGTAGGACAACAAGGAGCGAAAAGATATCCAGACCTTACAACTCCACCAAGAAGCAAGAAAGGGCCAAGAGTCCACAAATTAATAATGTGGTTAGGTGGTCCAAACTAGGAAGAAGAAACCGTCAAATCACAAACATAGCTAAGATATGAGCAAAAAGAGTGAGATTTATAAACTATGTTAGTTATATCAAAGAGGATTAGGAGGAAAGATTAAAGAGTGAGATAAAGATGTAGACATTGACAATATACATGATAAAGGATTCAAAAGTAATAGGGTACAAAGAGGGAGTGGGGGAAAGCAAATATCTTAGGTAACTTAATAGATGATATAAATTGTTTGTGAGGATTGCAAAGGGACGTTTAACTTGTTTTCaagctttcttttcctttggttgATGGCGAAAACACCTTGGTGAATGAAAGTGAGTCTAAATCTTAACATTTCTAGGAAAATCTGAAGCATCCATTGAGAAAAAATAGTGGTTTCTGCAAATTGTGGTAGGAAAGGTGCTATGGTATCTAACTGATGCAGCGAATAGCAGGAATTTTGGGTGACTATTTCGTTCTTCTGCTACTGATAATGGAAGTTGCTTGGGGATGAGCTGTGTTGTCCTAGTTTTGTTTTATTCCTTTTCTTCAGGCTGGATTTCAACAGTTTAGTACCGTTTATGGAGTGCTGTCTTGCATTTCTTGTATGGGGATTCTGCTTCTCTTACTTTTATGGTTGTAGTATGGTGTGTTGAGGGGGATTTCTGCTTAATTTGGTAAGGGCTAAGCCCTGCAAAAGTTGCAAATCCAAACAATGAAAAAATGGGGGCAATTTCATTCAAATCCCCACTTGATTTCTAGAAAGCAAGCTTGAAGAACGCTTCACATTATCACTTAGCATAGacccaaaaaacaaaacaaataaaaaataataattaaaaaaagaaatttgtattgataaagatattttttaattcaatctaaattaaacttatattcataattaactttttttggtttaattCCAAAATGAGCGCAATTCTTTTAGATTTTCAACATGGCTTTAATCGTCCATATACAAATTGTGGTCAGAGACGGAAATACAAAATGCTACTTTTCCATACTTGCATTCACCACGAGGATCATGATCCCTCATTTCAGAGGCTGCTTTCTCTTGCATCTCCAATGCAAGTTCTGGCATCAGCTCCACTTCACTCATGTCTGGCCGTGTATCTCCCTTAAAATTGATACAGCAATAAGCGATATCCACGagtatctattttttttttttggaaaggtGAATTTATTGAGCCACTGCAGCCCACAAATGCCATTACAAATCAAAGGTTGTCTGCCAAAGACTTTCCATGGCATATCATGGAGACCGCTTGCTCGGGCAAAGAAGAATCTGTACAGCAGGCAAAAGAAGCTGCTCATGAATAAATCGACAGCGAACGGAGAGATCAGAGTCAAAACAGAGCAAGCTCACATTGCCTTAAAAACAGAGCGGCAAGAGAGCACAAAAAATAGGCCTATACAATCACCTAGACAAAGTAAACCTGGGAACTTGGACAAAAGGAAAACAGAAACATCAGCAGCAACTCAAAAAGATTAGCAAGCCGGACGCACCATGAACCAAACAGTGACAGAGCCATAAACGGAGAATCAAACAGTAGAAGCTCTGACATTCCTCAAAGCGGCGGACTGTCAGGAGAAGAGCCGTAGGCAGAGTGAAGCAAAGAACGGACATCACGACCAGCCAAAAAACCAGACGAGAGGCAAGACCTATCCACGAATATCTTGAAACACTCTGGAGCTATCCTCCCTTTCAGATATGGatcaattatattataaatgatTCCTTTGCCAATGCACCGACGGACCCAAGTACTTAGATCTCGTTCATCCTCGTCCAGTCTTAGATCAATGACTAATCAAAGGAGAAAGAAGCAAGTCTGGGTCTGGATCTGGATTGATATTTGTGGTGTTATCTCGTCAAGGAGAAGTCTTGCTTGACTTTGCTTTAATCATTCATGTACTTTCACCAGAGTTGAAGACTTTGCCTTCATATCATCACTGGCAAGAAAACTCTAAAGGTAAAATGTCAAAAAAACCCCATCACAGAAGACTTGGGAATTGGAATGACCCTAATATCttcatcaatttcaaaatgagaaacttcttttgaattaaatgatcACATCCTACATGACTCGTAAGCCCCTGTAGGTGACACAAAATTGGCTGTCATTTGTCTCCCAAACTTCTCCTGGTGCCGCCTGCTTATTAgggacttttcttcttttctaccCCCAAATCTAAGAATGTGCAAACCAGTCATAAAATCCCTCCCTTTGCATGCTTTTCAAGAAAGTttcaatataaaaacaaacaCATCATATTCCAAGGGCAATAATCTTCACATGGGCAAGACAAGTGGAACCCTGATTCTTTATGTAAAATGAAATCCAGGCTTTGCTTCTTCCTAAACCAGGGccaagaaaatatcaaaacaaaatccatcattTTTAGTAGTAGTATTTACTAGAGCAAGCTTGAAGAATGCTTCACGTTATCACTTAGATTAGACtcgaaaaacaaaagaaatatggaTTGATTAAGAAgtgtttaaatttatatttataattgacTTGTTTTGattaatcacaaaaaaaaaaaaaaactatatggTTAAGTAATCTAAACAAAGATCTAAAAATTCAAGTCAACCATCTATAGATTCAAATGATGAACTGCTGTTTACACGCAAAATGTGGTCAGAAACAGGgatagaaaatgatatttctCCATACATGCATTCACCATGAGGATCAACATCCTTCATTTCGGAATCTGCTTTCTCTTGCATCTCCAATGCAAGGTCTAGCATCAGCTCCACTTCACCCATCTCAGGCCGTCTATTACCCTCCTCACTGATACAGCAATAAGCGATGTCCACGAATATCTTGAAACACTCTGGAGCTATCCTTCCCTTCAAATATGGATCAATGATATTATAAATGGTTCCTTCGCCTATGCACCAACAGGCCCAACAATCTAGATGTTCTTTATGCTTGTCCAATCTTTGATCAATGACTGGTCTAGCACACAACACTTCAAATAAAACAACCCCAAATGAGTACACATCACATTTCTCTGAAAGTCCATATCCTTCGAGATACTCTGGATCCATATAACCGACAGTACCCATTAATCGTGAGTCTATCTTTTTCAAAGCTTTTGACGTGTTAGAGTATGATGGTTGTGGACGCATCTTGGAGAATCCGAAACTAGAAAGCTTACTAACCCATTTGTCGTCCAAAAGAATATTGCTGCTGCTGACGTTACGGTGAATTACCGCATACTTTATTCCAGTATGAAGGTAATGTAATCCACGAGCTGCACCAATACATATCTCTAACCTCTGCTTCCATGGGAGTGGATCATAATTAGAACCATAGAGATGATCACGGAGTCTCCCGTTTTTCATGTGTTGGTATACAAGGATCTTCTCGTCCTTGTCATTGCAGTACCCGATAAAAGACACAAGACGTTGGTGGCGCAGCTGGCAGAGCAACTTCACTTCGGTTTGGAACTCATTGAGTGCATCTCGTACTGAATCTGGAAAGAAGCGTTTGACAGCAACAAAGTTTCCATCATCAACAATCCCTTTGAACACGTTTCCAAAAAAGGCTTCAGCGATAAGAgattttggatgaaaattgTTGGTAGCAGCTTTGATCTCTGTTAGAGAATATTGACGCTGATGGTAAATTTCCTCGGGAAGAGCTGTTGGATATTGTATCCTGGCGTGTTTTTCATTTCCCTTACTTATTTCTGATTTTCTATGGCCTGCTGTTTTCGTAAAGACTTTGAAGCAACTtggaagaaaatgtgaaggaTTTCCCATGGGGGAAGTAGTGaaggagaaaggagaaagaagcAAGTCTGGCTCTGGATCTGGATTGATATTTGTGGTGTTATCTCATCAAGGAGAAGTCTTGCTTGCCTTTGCTTTAAACATTCATGTACTTTAACCAGAGTTAAAGGCTTTGCCTTCATGATCATCACCGGCAAGAAAAATCTAAACATAAAATGTCAAAAAACCCCATCGTAGAAGACATGGAATGACCCTAATGCCTTCATCAATATCAAAAATGTAAAACTTCTTTTGATTCCAATGATCATATCTTACATGACTCGTAAGCCCCAGGAGACTGTAGGTGACACAAAATTGGTTGTCAATTGTCCCCCAAACTTCTCTTGGTGCCGTCTACTTATTGGggacttttcttttccttttttttttttctagagTTCTTGATCTCGAATGATATGGAGActgaaatttatttatattatctatAGGAGTTTCAAGCTGGTTTCAGCCCAACAGACTTTAATAGATACTCATATTATCGTTTACTATGAATGAAATGattattactattcaaaaaactttttttgtcTCCAATTTTcacaactaaaaaaaataattgtgtTACAATCTTTTTCCCACCCCCAAATCTGGAAATGTGCAAACCTGTCAGTAAGATCACTCACTAAGCTTTTCAAGAAAGTTTTAATATCAAAAAC
Proteins encoded in this region:
- the LOC18585876 gene encoding receptor-like protein kinase FERONIA isoform X2, with product MGNPSHFLPSCFRAGNRKPEISKGNEKHARIAALPEEICRQFSLTEIKAATNNFHPISLIAEGFFGNVFKGILDDGNFVAVKRFFPDSVQDALNEFQAEVKLLCQLRHQHLVSLIGFCNDKDELILVYPLMKNGTLCDHLYGSGCDPLPWKQRLEICIGAARGLHYLHTGIKYAIIHSNVDSDNILLDDKWVSKLSSFGFSKMRPQPSYINTSKALKNIDAPMAGILGYVDPEYMRGCGLSEKSDVYSFGVVLFEVLCARPVFDRRLDEYKQHLVYWVCCCIGDGTIYNIIDSYLKGKIAPECFKIFVNIAYCCISEKGERRPDMGEVELMLQLALEMQEKADSEVTNVDPYGECMY
- the LOC18585877 gene encoding receptor-like protein kinase FERONIA, whose amino-acid sequence is MGNPSHFLPSCFKVFTKTAGHRKSEISKGNEKHARIQYPTALPEEIYHQRQYSLTEIKAATNNFHPKSLIAEAFFGNVFKGIVDDGNFVAVKRFFPDSVRDALNEFQTEVKLLCQLRHQRLVSFIGYCNDKDEKILVYQHMKNGRLRDHLYGSNYDPLPWKQRLEICIGAARGLHYLHTGIKYAVIHRNVSSSNILLDDKWVSKLSSFGFSKMRPQPSYSNTSKALKKIDSRLMGTVGYMDPEYLEGYGLSEKCDVYSFGVVLFEVLCARPVIDQRLDKHKEHLDCWACWCIGEGTIYNIIDPYLKGRIAPECFKIFVDIAYCCISEEGNRRPEMGEVELMLDLALEMQEKADSEMKDVDPHGECMYGEISFSIPVSDHILRVNSSSSFESIDG
- the LOC18585875 gene encoding receptor-like protein kinase FERONIA: MGNLSQFLPCCFKVFTKVAGNRKSISTGNEKHARIKYPAALPEEIYHQRQFSLTEIKAATNNFHPKSLVREGYFVKVYKGIVDYGNLVAVKRFKPDSVQGLDGFQTEVQLLCQLRHQNLVSLIGYCNDKDEKILVYELMKNGSLRDHLYGCNYDPLPWKQRLEICIGAARGLHYLHTGAKHAVIHRDIKSRNILLDDKWVIGIPSIREMVDFQRNVMYTHLGFFYLNEKGDTRPEMGEVEMMLELALKMQEKADSKMKDVDPHGECTYGEVSFSIPVSDHSFSVDNSSSLESRW
- the LOC108660450 gene encoding receptor-like protein kinase FERONIA isoform X1 → MGNPSHFLSGFFKAFTKAAGNRKSETSKGNEKHARIKYPATLPKEICRQFSLTEIKAATNNFHPKSLVREGYFVKVYKGIVDYGNLVAVKRFKPDSVQGLDGFQTEVQLLCQLRHQNLVSLIGFCNDKDEKILVYELMKNGSLRDHLYGCNYDPLLWKQRLEICIGAARGLHYLHAGAKHAVIHRDIKSRNILLDDKWVSKLSSFFFSKMRPQPSYSSTSKALKPLHSEIFLGTLGYWDPEYQRDGGLSEKCDVYSFGVVLFEVLCARPVIDRRLDEHKQHLVYWVCRCIGDGTIYNIIDSYLKGKIAPECFKIFVDIAYCCISEKGDTRPEMGEVEMMLELALKMQEKADSEMKDVDPHGECTYGEVSFSIPVSDHSFPVDNSSPLESRW
- the LOC108660450 gene encoding receptor-like protein kinase ANXUR2 isoform X2 translates to MGYWDPEYQRDGGLSEKCDVYSFGVVLFEVLCARPVIDRRLDEHKQHLVYWVCRCIGDGTIYNIIDSYLKGKIAPECFKIFVDIAYCCISEKGDTRPEMGEVEMMLELALKMQEKADSEMKDVDPHGECTYGEVSFSIPVSDHSFPVDNSSPLESRW
- the LOC18585876 gene encoding receptor-like protein kinase FERONIA isoform X1; this translates as MGNSSHFLPSCFKVFTKTAGYRKSDISEGNEKHARIQYPATLPEEIYRQRQFSLTEIKAATNNFHPISLIAEGFFGNVFKGILDDGNFVAVKRFFPDSVQDALNEFQAEVKLLCQLRHQHLVSLIGFCNDKDELILVYPLMKNGTLCDHLYGSGCDPLPWKQRLEICIGAARGLHYLHTGIKYAIIHSNVDSDNILLDDKWVSKLSSFGFSKMRPQPSYINTSKALKNIDAPMAGILGYVDPEYMRGCGLSEKSDVYSFGVVLFEVLCARPVFDRRLDEYKQHLVYWVCCCIGDGTIYNIIDSYLKGKIAPECFKIFVNIAYCCISEKGERRPDMGEVELMLQLALEMQEKADSEVTNVDPYGECMY